Sequence from the Sphingobacteriaceae bacterium GW460-11-11-14-LB5 genome:
TCTATCTATGAAACGTTTATTCCTCTCGTTGTGCCTTTTCGTTTTTATCACGACTTATGCAAAAGCACAGAACCTTCATACTATTAAAGGCCGAACGATTGATACTGCATCCACAACGCTTTTGTCAGGAACATCTGTTGCCGTTTTAAATGCAAAAGATTCTACGCTGGTAAAATTTACGCGGGCAGCAGAAAATGGCTCATTCGAACTTAGCGGCATTAAAAACGGGAAGTTTATTTTACTGGTTTCTTATCCGAAATATGCAGATTTTGTAGATCATTTTACGCTCGATTCTACCACCCAGGTTAAAGATTATGGAAAGATTAATCTTACCGGGATGGCTAAAATTCTTGCCGATGTAATTATTAAAGGGAACAGAACCGCTATTAAAATTAAGGGCGATACCACCGAGTTTGACCCCAAGGCCTTTAATATCGAACCCAACTCTAAAGTTGAAGATCTACTTAAACAGTTCCCGGGCTTTCAGATAGATAAGGACGGGAAAATTACGGCTCAAGGTAAAACTGTTCCGAAGGTATTGGTAGATGGGGAAGAGTTTTTTGGCGACGATCCAACACTGGTAACTAAAAATCTTCGGGCAGATATGGTAGAATCTGTTCAGCTTTACGATAAAGCCAGTGATCAGGCCAGTTTTACAGGCATTGATGATGGCGAGAAAACCAAAACACTTAACATCAAACTTAAAGAAGATAAAAAGAATGGTTATTTCGGTAAACTACAAGGCAGTTATGGTACCAAAGATTTTTATCAGGGACAGGCCATGTTTAATAAATTTTGGGGCAAAAAGAAATTTTCGGCCTATGGCATTTTAGGCAATAATGGTACGGTAGGTTTAGGCTGGGACGACCGGGATAAATATGGAGCCTCTGGCGGGATGACCATGACTGATGATGGTGGAATGTACTTTAGCAGCGGAGGTGATGATTTTGATAGTTATGACGGACAGTATAATGGCCAGGGTTTACCGGTAGCCCGAACGGGAGGCTTGCATTTCGACAACAAATGGAATAAGGATAAAGAATCGTTAAATACGAATTATAAGATTGGGTCAATCAGGGTTCAGGGTGATCGAAACTCAATCAGTCAGAATAATTTAGCATCTGGTGTGCAAAACAATACCTCAGATGAAGTTTTCGATAATGACATGTTCAGACAAAAGCTGGACGCCATGTATGAGCTAAAAATCGATACGACTTTAACCATGAAAGTTAATGTTGACGGGGCATTGAAAAAAAGCAATACCTCAAACATTTTTAAAACTTTAACTACTGGTGAAAATGACAAATTTCTAAATTCATCAAACAGGACACTAACCAATGAGGTAGACGATCAGAGCTTTAACATGAACGTTTTGTTCACCAAAAAATTAAAGAAAAAAGGACGTACCTTATCATTAAATTTAAATCAATCGATCAACAAAAGTAATAGTGAAGGTTATTTAAATTCCCTAAACACACGGGCAACCCAAACAGGAAATATAGACAGTCTTACCAATCAGTTAAAAACCAACGATATTACCAATAGTGCCTTTAAGTTAAATGCAGTATATACTGAACCACTTTCAAAAACTTTAACCGTAATTATCAACTATGGCCTGACTTTAATGAATGGAAAATCGGATCGGCTATCCTTTAATCAATCTGGCAGTGGCCGGTATGATATTTTAGATACCCTTTACAGTAACAACTTTGAACTGAACCAGACTATTAATCAGGCTGGTGCCATCTTCAACTATAAAAAAGGCAAAACCGTTATCAATTTTGGGTCGAAGTTTAGTGGTGTAAATTTTAAGCAGGATGATATTTACCACAATAAATCCTATGTAAGAAACTTTATTAATTATATGCCGCAGGCAACTTATCAATATCGTTTTTCACAGCAAAAATCACTACGGATTAGTTATAACGGGAATACCAACCAGCCTACACTTGATCAACTTCAGCCAGTTAGGGTAAATAATGACCCTTTTAATGTTGTGGAAGGAAATCAAGACTTAAGGCCGTCATTCAGAAGCAATGTTAATGCGAGTTATAACTCTTACAAAGTTTTAACCAACCAATCGATTTGGTTAAATGGTTCTTATAGCTTTACAACCAATCCCATTATCAGCGATGTAACCACTGATGGTGTTGGTAAAAGTACCTACCGTTACATTAACTACAATGATAAAATGCAGACAAACTTTTATTTGTATGCACAGATAAGCCGGAAAATAAACGCGCTTGGCGAAATAAACGTCGGTTTAAATGTTAACGCAAATGGAAATTCCTCTTATAACTTTATTACCACTGATTTAGGAAGAACCTTAAATAACACTAAAAACTACAGCTACGGCGGGGGTGTCAACATCTCAAAATACAAAGATAAAAGTTATAGTTTTTACACCAATTTTGGCCCCTCGTATAATATGGCAAGAGCAAGTATTGGCAAGAATAGTGATGGTTGGGGTTGGCGGGGCTACGCTTCGGGCAATGTGCAATTACCAGGAAAGTTTGAAATATCAACAGATGCGGAATACCAGTACAATGGAAAAACACAAGTGTTAACCGAAAGCTTTGAGCGTCTTATCTGGAATGCATCAGTAAGCAAAAAATTCTTCAAATCAGAAAACTTGAGATTCTCGGCAACTGTAAATGATATTCTTAACCAGAATATAGGTTTTAATCGTTATGCATCTAATACCTCGATTAGCCAAAGCAGTTATACGACCATCAGGAGATATTTAATGTTCTCTGTATCGTGGGATTTTAACAAAATGGGTGGCGGTCTTAAAACACAAAAATAACAAACATGAAAACTACACTAAAATATATCATCTTATTTGCTGTTATTTTCATCAGCAAGAGTTTAATGGCTCAAAATATACACTTCGTTCAAAATGGTGTAATCGAATTTGAGAAAAGGTCTAACATGTATGCTTTAATTAAAAAGAAAATTAATAAAGACAATGAAAGCTATATGGTACCTGCTTTAGATCAGTACAAAAAGAACAACCCT
This genomic interval carries:
- a CDS encoding TonB-dependent receptor, whose product is MKRLFLSLCLFVFITTYAKAQNLHTIKGRTIDTASTTLLSGTSVAVLNAKDSTLVKFTRAAENGSFELSGIKNGKFILLVSYPKYADFVDHFTLDSTTQVKDYGKINLTGMAKILADVIIKGNRTAIKIKGDTTEFDPKAFNIEPNSKVEDLLKQFPGFQIDKDGKITAQGKTVPKVLVDGEEFFGDDPTLVTKNLRADMVESVQLYDKASDQASFTGIDDGEKTKTLNIKLKEDKKNGYFGKLQGSYGTKDFYQGQAMFNKFWGKKKFSAYGILGNNGTVGLGWDDRDKYGASGGMTMTDDGGMYFSSGGDDFDSYDGQYNGQGLPVARTGGLHFDNKWNKDKESLNTNYKIGSIRVQGDRNSISQNNLASGVQNNTSDEVFDNDMFRQKLDAMYELKIDTTLTMKVNVDGALKKSNTSNIFKTLTTGENDKFLNSSNRTLTNEVDDQSFNMNVLFTKKLKKKGRTLSLNLNQSINKSNSEGYLNSLNTRATQTGNIDSLTNQLKTNDITNSAFKLNAVYTEPLSKTLTVIINYGLTLMNGKSDRLSFNQSGSGRYDILDTLYSNNFELNQTINQAGAIFNYKKGKTVINFGSKFSGVNFKQDDIYHNKSYVRNFINYMPQATYQYRFSQQKSLRISYNGNTNQPTLDQLQPVRVNNDPFNVVEGNQDLRPSFRSNVNASYNSYKVLTNQSIWLNGSYSFTTNPIISDVTTDGVGKSTYRYINYNDKMQTNFYLYAQISRKINALGEINVGLNVNANGNSSYNFITTDLGRTLNNTKNYSYGGGVNISKYKDKSYSFYTNFGPSYNMARASIGKNSDGWGWRGYASGNVQLPGKFEISTDAEYQYNGKTQVLTESFERLIWNASVSKKFFKSENLRFSATVNDILNQNIGFNRYASNTSISQSSYTTIRRYLMFSVSWDFNKMGGGLKTQK